The window CTGAGCAACTGCCGGTAGTCCGACTCCTGATATGCTTGTGTCATCACGGCGTAGGGCGTCACGGAGGCGTTGGTGGGATCGATCACAAAGTACCGCTCAGTGGCGATCGCCCGCACAGCGTCCCAGTCCGATTCCTTCAGGCAGAGGTACGGCATATCCGAAAACAGGCCGCGCTCGGCCGTGAACCACGACGGCGGACGCTCGCCGCGCTGGCGGAGCGAATCGAACGTGGACAGTTCAAGCAGAAGCGTGCCCCCGTTCGCCAGCGCCGCGCGCGTTTTGGACACGATGGCCGCCGCATCGCTGCGCGCGAACGCGTTGAACTCCCCGTAGATGAGCATGACCAGGTCGTAGCCTGATCCATATTCGGCGGTGCGGATGTCGGCCTGCTGGAACACAGCCGGCAGATGCATGTCCGCAGCGCGCTCGCGGGCGTACATGATTGACGCCGGCGAGAAGTCGATGCCGGTGCACGAATGGCCGCGCTGGGCCAGGCGGTTCGCGTACAGGCCGGGGCCGCAGCCCAGATCGAGCACGCGCGACGGGCGGCCGCGCAACAGATCGGCGTGAATCCACTCGACGTGCCGGTCAATCGTGTCGAAGCGCCGGCTGGCGCCGTCGTGCGACTGCGAGAGGTGCTCGGCCAGCATGCGGCGGCTGAAGGCGGGATCGTTCCATGGGATCTTCAGCCAGCCGCCTGCCGCGTGCGACTCGCGCCGCACCAGATCAAGTAGTTCCATGCGAGTGCGTCTCCAGTTGGCGTGTGTCGACGAGAGTGAATGCCGCGGTGGCGGCCGCGGCCAGCGCGGCCCAGAACACGAATGGCGCGGCCGGGTGGATCGCGACCAGGCTGTTGCCCAGCGGCGGAGAGAAAACGCCGCCCAGCATGAAAAACATCTGCACGAAACCGATGGCCGAGCCGGTCAGCGCCGCGCCGACGCCTTTGGTCTCCATCACGGTGGTCATGTACACGGTCATGAAGCCGTCGCGCATGACGCCGGCCAGGAGCACGGCCGCAACGATCAGCCCGCCGCCGGCGACCGCGAGTGTGCCGGTGCCGGCCGCCATGAGCCCTGCGCCGAGCAGCAGGAAGCCGCGCCGCTTGCCGAGCCGGTCGGAGAGGACGCCGATCGGAATGGTGCCGAGCAGGCTGACGGCATGGAACGCCGCGACGGTCTGGTCGGCGTTGGGGCCGCTCCAGCCGATGTCGCGCAGGTAGAGCGGCAGGTAGGCGAGCGCGGCATTGACGCAGCCGCCGTAACCGAGCGCGCCGAGCGCCATGATCCACAGGTTCCGCATGCGCGTGACCTGCGCCAGCCCGGCCAGCGCCGGCATGCGCTGCAGGTGCGGACCTTCCTCCGGGTGACGGGTCGCCAGCCAGAGCAGGCCAATCAGCGCGGCCGCGCCGCCCAGCGCAAACAGCACATGCCGCCAGCCGCCGAGCAGGGGCGACAGGACGCTCGCGCTCAGCAGCGAGCCAAGCAGAAAGCCGAGCGCCATGCCGGCCGACAGCGCGCCGTTGGCCCGGCCGCGCTCGCGCGCAGCGAACCAGATCGCGCAGGTCTTGCTCAGGTTGATCGAGATGAGCGGCGTGGCCAGCCCAAACAGCAGCGTGGTGGCAATCAGCGCAGCGAAGCTGTCGGAGAGGCCGCGCAGCGCGCCGGTGATGGCGGCCAGAAAGCAGGCGGCCGCGATGGTATTGCGAGCGCCAAAGCGGTCGCCGATCGCGCCCGCCGCGAGGCTGAGCGCGATCGACATCAGCGCGGTGGTGGTCGTCAGCAGCCCGACCTGCACGAGATCCATGTGCAGCTCGTTCGC of the Chloroflexota bacterium genome contains:
- a CDS encoding class I SAM-dependent methyltransferase, coding for MELLDLVRRESHAAGGWLKIPWNDPAFSRRMLAEHLSQSHDGASRRFDTIDRHVEWIHADLLRGRPSRVLDLGCGPGLYANRLAQRGHSCTGIDFSPASIMYARERAADMHLPAVFQQADIRTAEYGSGYDLVMLIYGEFNAFARSDAAAIVSKTRAALANGGTLLLELSTFDSLRQRGERPPSWFTAERGLFSDMPYLCLKESDWDAVRAIATERYFVIDPTNASVTPYAVMTQAYQESDYRQLLSECGFFGVERHPAFGDITSADFLVFTAA
- a CDS encoding MFS transporter; the protein is MNQPYRWLILALTVATAAIVVAVPAMAVPVLSREIANELHMDLVQVGLLTTTTALMSIALSLAAGAIGDRFGARNTIAAACFLAAITGALRGLSDSFAALIATTLLFGLATPLISINLSKTCAIWFAARERGRANGALSAGMALGFLLGSLLSASVLSPLLGGWRHVLFALGGAAALIGLLWLATRHPEEGPHLQRMPALAGLAQVTRMRNLWIMALGALGYGGCVNAALAYLPLYLRDIGWSGPNADQTVAAFHAVSLLGTIPIGVLSDRLGKRRGFLLLGAGLMAAGTGTLAVAGGGLIVAAVLLAGVMRDGFMTVYMTTVMETKGVGAALTGSAIGFVQMFFMLGGVFSPPLGNSLVAIHPAAPFVFWAALAAAATAAFTLVDTRQLETHSHGTT